Proteins encoded in a region of the Homo sapiens chromosome 9, GRCh38.p14 Primary Assembly genome:
- the NPR2 gene encoding atrial natriuretic peptide receptor 2 isoform X1 produces MFGVSSFLIFRPYRKLMLEKELASMLWRIRWEELQFGNSERYHKGAGSRLTLSLRGSSYGSLMTAHGKYQIFANTGHFKGNVVAIKHVNKKRIELTRQVLFELKHMRDVQFNHLTRFIGACIDPPNICIVTEYCPRGSLQDILENDSINLDWMFRYSLINDLVKGMAFLHNSIISSHGSLKSSNCVVDSRFVLKITDYGLASFRSTAEPDDSHALYAKKLWTAPELLSGNPLPTTGMQKADVYSFGIILQEIALRSGPFYLEGLDLSPKEIVQKVRNGQRPYFRPSIDRTQLNEELVLLMERCWAQDPAERPDFGQIKGFIRRFNKEGGTSILDNLLLRMEQYANNLEKLVEERTQAYLEEKRKAEALLYQILPHSVAEQLKRGETVQAEAFDSVTIYFSDIVGFTALSAESTPMQVVTLLNDLYTCFDAIIDNFDVYKVETIGDAYMVVSGLPGRNGQRHAPEIARMALALLDAVSSFRIRHRPHDQLRLRIGVHTGPVCAGVVGLKMPRYCLFGDTVNTASRMESNGQALKIHVSSTTKDALDELGCFQLELRGDVEMKGKGKMRTYWLLGERKGPPGLL; encoded by the exons ATGTTTGGTGTTTCCAGCTTCCTAATTTTCCG TCCTTACAGAAAGCTGATGCTGGAGAAGGAGCTGGCTAGCATGTTGTGGCGTATTCGCTGGGAAGAACTGCAGTTTGGCAACTCAGAGCGTTATCACAAAGGTGCAGGCAGTCGCCTCACACTGTCGCTG CGGGGATCCAGTTACGGCTCGCTCATGACAGCCCATGGGAAATACCAGATCTTTGCCAACACCGGTCACTTCAAG GGAAATGTTGTCGCCATCAAACATGTGAATAAGAAGCGCATTGAGCTGACCCGGCAGGTTCTGTTTGAACTCAAACAT ATGAGAGATGTTCAGTTCAACCATCTCACTCGCTTCATTGGCGCCTGCATAGACCCTCCCAACATTTGCATTGTCACTGAATACTGTCCTCGTGGGAGTTTACAG GATATTCTAGAAAATGACAGCATCAACTTGGACTGGATGTTTCGTTATTCACTCATTAATGACCTTGTTAAG GGCATGGCCTTTCTCCACAACAGCATTATTTCATCGCATGGGAGTCTCAAGTCCTCCAACTGTGTGGTGGATAGTCGTTTTGTGCTCAAAATCACAGACTATGGCCTGGCCAGCTTCCGATCAACTGCTGAACCTGATGACAGCCATGCCCTCTATGCCA AGAAGCTGTGGACTGCCCCAGAACTGCTCAGTGGGAACCCCTTGCCAACCACAGGCATGCAGAAGGCTGACGTCTATAGCTTTGGGATCATCCTGCAGGAGATAGCACTTCGCAGTGGTCCTTTCTACTTGGAGGGCCTGGACCTCAGCCCCAAAG AGATTGTCCAGAAGGTACGAAATGGTCAGCGGCCATATTTCCGGCCAAGCATTGACCGGACCCAACTGAATGAAGAGCTAGTTTTGCTGATGGAGCGATGTTGGGCTCAGGACCCAGCTGAGCGGCCAGACTTTGGACAGATTAAGGGCTTCATTCGGCGCTTTAACAA GGAGGGTGGCACCAGCATATTGGACAACCTCCTGCTGCGCATGGAACAGTATGCCAATAACTTGGAGAAGCTGGTGGAGGAACGCACACAGGCCTATCTGGAGGAAAAACGCAAGGCTGAAGCTCTGCTCTACCAAATCCTACCCCA TTCAGTGGCAGAGCAGTTAAAACGGGGAGAGACTGTACAGGCTGAGGCCTTTGACAGTGTTACCATCTACTTCAGTGACATTGTTGGCTTCACAGCATTGTCAGCAGAGAGCACCCCCATGCAG GTAGTGACACTTCTTAATGACCTGTATACCTGCTTTGATGCCATAATTGACAACTTTGATGTCTACAAG GTGGAGACGATTGGGGATGCTTACATGGTGGTATCTGGCCTCCCAGGCCGAAATGGTCAACGCCATGCACCAGAAATTGCTCGTATGGCCCTAGCATTACtagatgcagtttcttcctttcGCATCCGCCACCGACCCCATGACCAGCTGAGGCTACGCATAGGGGTCCATACTG GGCCAGTCTGTGCTGGGGTTGTTGGCCTGAAGATGCCCCGTTATTGTCTTTTTGGAGACACAGTGAACACTGCTTCTCGAATGGAGTCTAATGGTCAAG
- the NPR2 gene encoding atrial natriuretic peptide receptor 2 isoform X2 — MFGVSSFLIFRKLMLEKELASMLWRIRWEELQFGNSERYHKGAGSRLTLSLRGSSYGSLMTAHGKYQIFANTGHFKGNVVAIKHVNKKRIELTRQVLFELKHMRDVQFNHLTRFIGACIDPPNICIVTEYCPRGSLQDILENDSINLDWMFRYSLINDLVKGMAFLHNSIISSHGSLKSSNCVVDSRFVLKITDYGLASFRSTAEPDDSHALYAKKLWTAPELLSGNPLPTTGMQKADVYSFGIILQEIALRSGPFYLEGLDLSPKEIVQKVRNGQRPYFRPSIDRTQLNEELVLLMERCWAQDPAERPDFGQIKGFIRRFNKEGGTSILDNLLLRMEQYANNLEKLVEERTQAYLEEKRKAEALLYQILPHSVAEQLKRGETVQAEAFDSVTIYFSDIVGFTALSAESTPMQVVTLLNDLYTCFDAIIDNFDVYKVETIGDAYMVVSGLPGRNGQRHAPEIARMALALLDAVSSFRIRHRPHDQLRLRIGVHTGPVCAGVVGLKMPRYCLFGDTVNTASRMESNGQALKIHVSSTTKDALDELGCFQLELRGDVEMKGKGKMRTYWLLGERKGPPGLL, encoded by the exons ATGTTTGGTGTTTCCAGCTTCCTAATTTTCCG AAAGCTGATGCTGGAGAAGGAGCTGGCTAGCATGTTGTGGCGTATTCGCTGGGAAGAACTGCAGTTTGGCAACTCAGAGCGTTATCACAAAGGTGCAGGCAGTCGCCTCACACTGTCGCTG CGGGGATCCAGTTACGGCTCGCTCATGACAGCCCATGGGAAATACCAGATCTTTGCCAACACCGGTCACTTCAAG GGAAATGTTGTCGCCATCAAACATGTGAATAAGAAGCGCATTGAGCTGACCCGGCAGGTTCTGTTTGAACTCAAACAT ATGAGAGATGTTCAGTTCAACCATCTCACTCGCTTCATTGGCGCCTGCATAGACCCTCCCAACATTTGCATTGTCACTGAATACTGTCCTCGTGGGAGTTTACAG GATATTCTAGAAAATGACAGCATCAACTTGGACTGGATGTTTCGTTATTCACTCATTAATGACCTTGTTAAG GGCATGGCCTTTCTCCACAACAGCATTATTTCATCGCATGGGAGTCTCAAGTCCTCCAACTGTGTGGTGGATAGTCGTTTTGTGCTCAAAATCACAGACTATGGCCTGGCCAGCTTCCGATCAACTGCTGAACCTGATGACAGCCATGCCCTCTATGCCA AGAAGCTGTGGACTGCCCCAGAACTGCTCAGTGGGAACCCCTTGCCAACCACAGGCATGCAGAAGGCTGACGTCTATAGCTTTGGGATCATCCTGCAGGAGATAGCACTTCGCAGTGGTCCTTTCTACTTGGAGGGCCTGGACCTCAGCCCCAAAG AGATTGTCCAGAAGGTACGAAATGGTCAGCGGCCATATTTCCGGCCAAGCATTGACCGGACCCAACTGAATGAAGAGCTAGTTTTGCTGATGGAGCGATGTTGGGCTCAGGACCCAGCTGAGCGGCCAGACTTTGGACAGATTAAGGGCTTCATTCGGCGCTTTAACAA GGAGGGTGGCACCAGCATATTGGACAACCTCCTGCTGCGCATGGAACAGTATGCCAATAACTTGGAGAAGCTGGTGGAGGAACGCACACAGGCCTATCTGGAGGAAAAACGCAAGGCTGAAGCTCTGCTCTACCAAATCCTACCCCA TTCAGTGGCAGAGCAGTTAAAACGGGGAGAGACTGTACAGGCTGAGGCCTTTGACAGTGTTACCATCTACTTCAGTGACATTGTTGGCTTCACAGCATTGTCAGCAGAGAGCACCCCCATGCAG GTAGTGACACTTCTTAATGACCTGTATACCTGCTTTGATGCCATAATTGACAACTTTGATGTCTACAAG GTGGAGACGATTGGGGATGCTTACATGGTGGTATCTGGCCTCCCAGGCCGAAATGGTCAACGCCATGCACCAGAAATTGCTCGTATGGCCCTAGCATTACtagatgcagtttcttcctttcGCATCCGCCACCGACCCCATGACCAGCTGAGGCTACGCATAGGGGTCCATACTG GGCCAGTCTGTGCTGGGGTTGTTGGCCTGAAGATGCCCCGTTATTGTCTTTTTGGAGACACAGTGAACACTGCTTCTCGAATGGAGTCTAATGGTCAAG